A stretch of Microbacterium sp. LWH3-1.2 DNA encodes these proteins:
- the cofG gene encoding 7,8-didemethyl-8-hydroxy-5-deazariboflavin synthase CofG, with the protein MTVVSPSVTASSRTASPAAVDAALARAAAGERLDAADAETLLVATGEQFERLLEIAGDLRDAGLAASGRPGVITYSRKVFVPLTTLCRDRCHYCVFVDTPGQLLKKHRPAYMSPEQVLSVVRQGQASGCKEVLLTLGDRPEQRWPEARAWLDEHGFASTIEYVAHIARLVTAETGLLAHANPGVMSVDELRMLRPTAPSMGMMLETTSRRLFEEPGQVHFGSPDKDPTVRLEVIEAAGRERVPFTTGILVGIGETVRDRAESLVAIRQAHERHQVDGQGHVQEVIVQNFRAKPRTAMQGAPDADLLGYVAAVAVARLVMGPRMRIQVPPNLSDATEFGLLVRAGADDWGGVSPLTADHVNPERPWPHLDDLARMTAELGFELRERLTAQPEFVLAAQTWIDPALRPAVAALADPATGLAHRSSSERGRRSLSELASRNAASKRPQRGDEPGRADIRRLAEAAAADPLALDDAEWVALLEATGDELEVLAATADDVRRYTVGEAVTLVVNRNLTSTGLRASGTDDPATFTLDDVGAIAADAWGLGATELCVQGLLAASEDPSGYLEIARRVKAAAPRIHLHAYRPQDVRDLADRSGLTLDEALAAMRGAGVDTVPGTGVKVLSERVRGLVAPTDLEIDPWIEGITAAHRAGFRSTSVIFYGHVETAAERIAHLRQLRAIQDDTRGFSEFVPIPLPGPAGGVPLVPGRAALDEHRAMVAVSRLLLSGSIPHIQIPWTRVGRAASVVLLQSGGDDLGGTLLDGRVKPEAGIEHGLELPVTDASAMVSRLFRPFRLRTTTYGQVAR; encoded by the coding sequence GTGACCGTCGTGTCCCCCTCCGTCACCGCGTCGTCCCGGACCGCCTCCCCCGCGGCCGTCGACGCCGCGCTCGCGCGCGCCGCAGCCGGCGAGCGTCTGGACGCGGCCGACGCCGAGACACTGCTGGTCGCGACCGGCGAGCAGTTCGAGCGCCTGCTCGAGATCGCCGGCGATCTGCGCGACGCCGGGCTCGCGGCATCCGGTCGTCCCGGCGTGATCACGTATTCACGCAAGGTGTTCGTGCCGCTCACGACGCTGTGCCGCGACCGCTGCCACTACTGCGTGTTCGTCGACACCCCCGGGCAGCTCCTCAAGAAGCACAGGCCCGCGTACATGTCGCCCGAGCAGGTCCTCTCCGTCGTGCGCCAGGGGCAGGCGTCGGGCTGCAAGGAGGTGCTCCTGACCCTCGGCGATCGTCCCGAGCAGCGGTGGCCCGAGGCCCGCGCGTGGCTGGATGAGCACGGGTTCGCCTCGACGATCGAGTACGTCGCGCACATCGCGCGCCTGGTGACCGCCGAAACCGGTCTGCTCGCACACGCCAACCCCGGCGTCATGAGCGTGGACGAGCTGCGGATGCTGCGTCCCACCGCGCCGTCGATGGGCATGATGCTCGAGACGACCTCGCGTCGGCTGTTCGAGGAGCCCGGGCAGGTGCACTTCGGCTCGCCCGACAAGGACCCGACGGTGAGGCTCGAGGTGATCGAGGCCGCGGGGCGTGAGCGGGTGCCGTTCACCACCGGGATCCTCGTCGGCATCGGCGAGACCGTGCGCGACCGCGCCGAGTCGCTCGTCGCGATCCGCCAGGCTCACGAACGGCATCAGGTCGACGGGCAGGGCCACGTGCAGGAGGTGATCGTGCAGAACTTCCGCGCGAAGCCCCGCACCGCGATGCAGGGCGCACCCGACGCAGATCTGCTCGGGTACGTCGCCGCCGTCGCGGTGGCCCGGCTGGTGATGGGCCCTCGGATGCGGATCCAGGTGCCGCCCAACCTGTCGGACGCCACGGAGTTCGGCCTGCTGGTGCGCGCCGGCGCCGACGACTGGGGCGGGGTCTCGCCCCTCACCGCCGACCACGTGAATCCCGAGCGCCCGTGGCCGCACCTCGACGACCTCGCGCGTATGACGGCGGAGCTGGGGTTCGAGCTGCGCGAGCGCCTGACCGCGCAGCCCGAGTTCGTGCTGGCCGCCCAGACGTGGATCGACCCCGCGCTGCGCCCGGCGGTAGCCGCGCTGGCGGATCCCGCGACGGGCCTTGCCCATCGATCGTCGAGCGAGCGAGGAAGGCGGTCGTTGAGCGAGCTTGCGAGTCGAAACGCAGCGTCCAAACGCCCGCAGCGCGGCGACGAGCCAGGTCGCGCAGACATCCGGCGTCTCGCCGAGGCCGCGGCAGCCGATCCCCTCGCGCTCGACGACGCCGAGTGGGTCGCGCTCCTCGAAGCCACCGGCGACGAGCTGGAGGTGCTCGCGGCGACCGCCGACGACGTGCGACGCTACACGGTGGGCGAAGCGGTCACCCTCGTGGTGAACCGCAACCTCACCTCCACCGGCCTCCGCGCGAGCGGGACCGACGACCCCGCGACGTTCACCCTCGACGACGTCGGCGCGATCGCGGCCGACGCATGGGGTCTCGGGGCCACCGAGCTCTGCGTGCAGGGGCTCCTCGCCGCGTCGGAAGACCCATCGGGTTACCTCGAGATCGCGCGCAGGGTGAAGGCCGCGGCCCCGCGCATTCATCTCCATGCGTACCGCCCTCAGGATGTGCGCGACCTCGCCGACCGCTCCGGCCTGACGCTCGACGAGGCCCTCGCCGCGATGCGCGGCGCGGGCGTCGACACCGTCCCGGGGACGGGCGTCAAGGTGCTGAGTGAACGCGTCCGCGGGCTCGTCGCGCCGACGGACCTCGAGATCGACCCGTGGATCGAAGGGATCACGGCCGCGCACCGTGCCGGGTTCCGCTCGACGAGCGTGATCTTCTACGGTCACGTCGAGACCGCCGCCGAGCGCATCGCACACCTGCGACAGCTGCGCGCGATCCAGGACGACACCCGCGGCTTCAGCGAGTTCGTGCCGATCCCGCTGCCCGGACCCGCCGGCGGTGTCCCGCTCGTCCCCGGCCGCGCGGCGCTCGACGAGCACCGCGCCATGGTCGCCGTCTCCCGGCTGCTGCTGTCGGGCAGCATCCCGCACATCCAGATCCCCTGGACGCGCGTCGGGCGCGCGGCGTCCGTCGTCCTGCTGCAGTCCGGCGGCGACGACCTCGGCGGCACCCTGCTCGACGGCCGCGTGAAGCCCGAGGCCGGCATCGAGCACGGGCTCGAACTGCCCGTGACGGACGCCTCGGCCATGGTGTCGCGCCTGTTCCGGCCGTTCCGCCTCCGCACCACCACCTACGGCCAGGTCGCCCGATGA
- a CDS encoding J domain-containing protein yields MFDSPLSASAYEVLAVGPEVDEETLRKAYRLRLRQTHPDTGGDAAVFIQVQRAWELVGTPEARAAYDRGHGFGESAAPEWSGWRPPAARTDTRPRARSYGHPGGWRRERYLTLIREWAGRGVTLDDPYDPALVRSAPVALRRLLADALAEEATARIVADLGMGYTVWHDVAAAGRDADPDAKIDHIVLGPSGLYGVLSEDFGGPARIRRGEFVGDGVPGAPLAELLSRMRVISRAAGVRFSGAIVVLPDEDVLTPIDEIGRVRGVRVAVVSRSALATVLRRGITGARDVGGNEVFDYRTRLQQTVRFA; encoded by the coding sequence GTGTTCGACAGTCCGCTCTCGGCGTCCGCCTACGAGGTGCTCGCGGTCGGCCCCGAGGTCGACGAGGAGACCCTTCGCAAGGCGTACCGCCTGCGCCTCAGGCAGACGCACCCCGACACCGGCGGCGATGCGGCCGTGTTCATCCAGGTGCAGCGGGCATGGGAGCTCGTCGGCACGCCGGAGGCGCGCGCGGCGTACGACCGCGGGCACGGCTTCGGCGAGTCGGCGGCGCCCGAGTGGTCGGGCTGGCGGCCGCCCGCGGCGCGCACCGACACCCGTCCGCGTGCCCGGTCCTACGGACACCCCGGTGGCTGGCGCCGCGAGCGCTACCTCACGCTGATCCGGGAGTGGGCCGGCCGAGGCGTCACCCTCGACGACCCGTACGACCCCGCGCTCGTGCGCTCGGCGCCGGTGGCGCTGCGGCGCCTGCTCGCCGACGCGCTCGCCGAGGAGGCGACCGCCCGGATCGTGGCCGACCTCGGCATGGGGTACACGGTGTGGCACGACGTGGCTGCGGCGGGGCGGGACGCGGACCCCGACGCGAAGATCGACCACATCGTGCTCGGCCCGAGCGGCCTGTACGGCGTGCTGTCGGAGGACTTCGGCGGTCCGGCTCGGATCCGCCGCGGCGAGTTCGTCGGTGACGGCGTGCCCGGCGCTCCGCTCGCCGAGCTGCTCTCGCGCATGCGAGTGATCTCGCGCGCCGCCGGCGTGCGGTTCAGCGGCGCGATCGTGGTGCTCCCGGACGAGGACGTGCTCACCCCCATCGACGAGATCGGCCGCGTGCGCGGCGTGCGGGTCGCGGTCGTCTCGCGCAGCGCGTTGGCCACGGTGCTGCGCCGGGGCATCACCGG
- a CDS encoding ABC transporter permease, with the protein MSLTAATRAESTKLFSTSIWWILAIVLFAYVAFTAAALGFVYAAAATGSLPGNAPPLPEEGLAATLYSTATTVGYVFPLLVGTLMVTAEFRHKTLTPTFLATPRRGRVLVAKLAVGVLIGVVLGVIGIVAAVGTSAAFLAGFGLATDITSPATWAMLGRMLLAYVLWTLIGVGVGALVRNQVGAIVGVLVFTQFIEPIGRTAAAFVEGLSDVTRFLPGAASDALVGASVYAATIPQGSADPLEWWVGGLVLLGYAIVFVVLGHLVSWRRDVS; encoded by the coding sequence ATGAGCCTCACCGCCGCGACCCGCGCCGAGAGCACGAAGCTGTTCTCGACGAGTATCTGGTGGATCCTCGCGATCGTCCTGTTCGCGTACGTCGCGTTCACGGCAGCGGCGCTCGGCTTCGTCTACGCGGCGGCCGCGACGGGCTCGCTCCCCGGCAACGCGCCGCCGCTGCCCGAGGAGGGCCTCGCCGCGACGCTGTACAGCACGGCGACCACCGTCGGCTACGTCTTCCCGCTGCTGGTGGGCACGCTCATGGTGACCGCGGAGTTCCGCCACAAGACCTTGACGCCCACGTTCCTCGCAACGCCCCGCCGCGGCCGCGTGCTCGTCGCGAAGCTCGCCGTGGGCGTGCTGATCGGCGTCGTGCTCGGGGTCATCGGCATCGTCGCGGCGGTCGGCACCTCGGCGGCGTTCCTCGCCGGGTTCGGGCTCGCGACGGACATCACCTCGCCCGCCACGTGGGCGATGCTCGGACGGATGCTGCTCGCGTACGTCCTCTGGACGCTCATCGGCGTCGGTGTCGGCGCCCTCGTGCGCAATCAGGTGGGCGCGATCGTCGGCGTGCTCGTGTTCACGCAGTTCATCGAGCCGATCGGACGCACCGCGGCCGCGTTCGTGGAGGGTCTGTCGGACGTCACGCGCTTCCTGCCGGGAGCCGCAAGCGATGCGCTGGTCGGTGCGAGCGTGTACGCGGCGACGATCCCGCAGGGCTCGGCGGACCCGCTCGAGTGGTGGGTAGGCGGACTCGTCCTGCTCGGCTACGCGATCGTGTTCGTCGTGCTCGGCCACCTGGTGAGCTGGCGCCGCGACGTCAGCTGA
- a CDS encoding flavin-containing monooxygenase, with amino-acid sequence MTRVEVAIVGAGFAGIGVASALRRAGRDDFVVLERGGSVGGTWRDNTYPGIACDVPSHLYGFAAHPNPAWSGTYAKGAEIHAYLEHVVDAEGLGDRLRLRTPMRSAEWDAAHRVWRLTTSGGVIVADALVLACGRLTEPTIPRIPGLEQFPGPLFHSARWDHSADLVGARVGVVGTGASAVQIVPELARTAAHVTLFQRTPAWIVPRGGDAYSDADRARFAATPQALEALRAELYAEGEARFASRSGDSAAAAQAEAVALAHLERQVADPALRAALTPDYAFGCKRVLLSDDFYPAVASDAVSLVSSALAEVEGSALVASDGTRREVDALVLATGFASTRQPYAELVTGEDGVTLAEHWSGGMTAFASTVVSGFPNLFVLNGPNASLGHSSSVLMIEEQAGYVTRALDARAGRVLRVDPEAERAYTEEIAQAAASTRWMTGGCRNWYVDERSGRLALLWPGTVDAFRERLGRADGSEFLPEPALEGSTR; translated from the coding sequence ATGACCCGCGTGGAGGTCGCGATCGTCGGTGCCGGATTCGCCGGCATCGGCGTGGCCTCGGCGCTGCGCCGGGCGGGCCGCGATGACTTCGTCGTGCTGGAGCGCGGGGGCTCCGTCGGCGGGACGTGGCGCGACAACACGTACCCGGGCATCGCGTGCGACGTGCCCTCGCACCTGTACGGCTTCGCTGCGCACCCGAATCCGGCGTGGTCGGGCACGTACGCGAAGGGGGCGGAGATCCACGCGTACCTCGAGCACGTCGTCGACGCCGAGGGCCTGGGCGACCGTCTCCGCCTTCGCACCCCGATGCGATCGGCCGAATGGGATGCCGCGCACCGGGTGTGGCGCCTCACCACGTCCGGCGGTGTCATCGTGGCCGACGCGCTCGTGCTCGCGTGCGGACGCCTCACCGAGCCGACCATCCCCCGGATCCCCGGGCTCGAACAGTTCCCGGGACCGCTCTTCCACTCGGCGCGGTGGGACCACTCCGCCGATCTCGTCGGCGCGCGCGTAGGCGTGGTCGGCACCGGGGCCAGCGCCGTGCAGATCGTGCCGGAGCTCGCCCGCACCGCGGCGCACGTGACACTCTTCCAGCGAACGCCCGCGTGGATCGTGCCGCGGGGCGGCGACGCGTACTCCGACGCCGATCGGGCCCGCTTCGCCGCGACCCCGCAGGCGCTGGAAGCCCTCCGTGCCGAGCTCTACGCCGAGGGGGAGGCGCGGTTCGCGTCGCGTTCGGGCGATTCCGCGGCGGCCGCCCAGGCCGAGGCCGTCGCGCTCGCGCACCTCGAACGACAGGTCGCCGACCCCGCGCTGCGCGCCGCGCTCACCCCCGACTACGCGTTCGGCTGCAAGCGCGTGCTGCTGTCGGACGACTTCTATCCCGCCGTCGCGTCCGACGCCGTCTCGCTCGTGTCCTCCGCGCTGGCGGAGGTGGAGGGGTCGGCGCTCGTCGCCTCCGACGGCACCCGCCGCGAGGTCGACGCGCTCGTCCTGGCGACGGGGTTCGCCTCGACCCGCCAGCCCTACGCCGAGCTCGTCACCGGCGAGGACGGCGTGACGCTCGCCGAGCACTGGTCGGGCGGCATGACGGCGTTCGCCTCGACCGTCGTCTCGGGCTTCCCGAATCTCTTCGTGCTGAACGGCCCGAACGCGTCTCTCGGCCACTCGTCGTCCGTGCTCATGATCGAGGAGCAGGCGGGCTACGTCACCCGTGCCCTCGACGCCCGCGCCGGCCGCGTGCTGCGTGTCGACCCCGAGGCCGAGCGCGCCTACACCGAGGAGATCGCGCAGGCCGCGGCATCCACCCGCTGGATGACGGGCGGATGCCGCAACTGGTACGTCGACGAGCGCTCCGGCCGGCTCGCCCTGCTGTGGCCCGGCACGGTCGACGCCTTCCGCGAGCGACTCGGCCGGGCCGACGGTTCCGAGTTCCTCCCCGAACCCGCTCTCGAAGGGAGCACCCGATGA
- a CDS encoding enoyl-CoA hydratase/isomerase family protein, with protein sequence MTDLAETAAEPTVLVSTSGGLGRLTLNRPRAINALNLGMVEQLHAALDAWEHDTEVDMVLLDGAGERGLCAGGDVRGLAEQVTSGRAEDAAVFFRAEYATNARIAEYPKPFVAFADGITMGGGIGVAGHAAIRIVTDRSQLAMPETRIGFTPDVGGTWLLAHAPGRLGEYLGLTGAVMDAADAIYAGFADHYVPHENLDAVRDALETRADPSSPTELVLLFDETPAPSKLIRAREWIDDAFAADTVAEIVERLRACPEPAASATADLLGELSPTGLAVTLAAIRRARELPGLREALDQEYGLVMWFATSQPDLPEGIRAQVIDKDRAPRWQPATLADLPDDLAETALAHRPDVPLWH encoded by the coding sequence GTGACCGACCTCGCTGAGACCGCCGCCGAGCCCACCGTCCTCGTGAGCACGAGCGGCGGCCTCGGACGCCTCACCCTGAACAGGCCTCGCGCGATCAACGCCCTCAACCTGGGGATGGTCGAGCAGCTGCACGCGGCGCTGGACGCCTGGGAGCACGATACCGAGGTCGACATGGTGCTGCTGGACGGCGCCGGCGAACGTGGACTGTGCGCCGGCGGCGACGTGCGCGGGCTCGCCGAGCAGGTCACGAGCGGCCGCGCCGAGGACGCGGCGGTGTTCTTCCGCGCCGAGTACGCGACCAACGCGCGTATCGCCGAGTACCCGAAGCCGTTCGTCGCGTTCGCGGACGGCATCACGATGGGCGGCGGCATCGGCGTCGCCGGTCATGCCGCGATCCGCATCGTGACCGACCGCTCGCAGCTGGCGATGCCGGAGACCCGCATCGGCTTCACCCCCGACGTCGGCGGCACGTGGCTGCTCGCCCACGCACCGGGCCGCCTCGGCGAGTATCTGGGGCTCACGGGCGCGGTGATGGATGCCGCGGACGCGATCTACGCCGGATTCGCCGACCACTACGTGCCGCACGAGAACCTCGACGCGGTGCGAGACGCGCTCGAGACGCGGGCCGACCCGTCCAGCCCGACCGAGCTCGTCCTGCTGTTCGACGAGACCCCCGCCCCGTCCAAGCTGATCCGGGCCCGGGAGTGGATCGACGACGCGTTCGCGGCCGACACCGTCGCCGAGATCGTCGAGCGCCTGCGGGCGTGCCCCGAGCCCGCGGCATCCGCCACCGCCGACCTGCTCGGCGAACTGTCGCCGACCGGTCTCGCCGTGACGCTCGCCGCGATCCGCCGCGCCCGGGAGCTTCCCGGGCTGCGCGAAGCCCTCGATCAGGAGTACGGCCTGGTGATGTGGTTCGCGACCTCCCAGCCCGACCTGCCGGAGGGCATCAGGGCGCAGGTCATCGACAAGGACCGCGCGCCGCGGTGGCAGCCGGCGACGCTCGCCGACCTGCCGGACGACCTGGCCGAGACCGCGCTCGCCCACCGACCCGACGTCCCCCTCTGGCACTGA
- a CDS encoding ATP-binding cassette domain-containing protein, with protein sequence MPEGQSLEFSGVTKRFGAVTAVAALTARVEPGMVTGFLGPNGAGKTTTLRVLLGLEKPTEGQATIGGRRYAELDEPLQTVGAVLEASSFHPGRTAAAHLTIYAQAAGIAKSRVGEVLDLVGLTDAANRKVGGYSLGMRQRLGLAYALLGDPGVLVLDEPANGLDPEGIRWMRGFLRQLAGEGRTVLVSSHLLAEVQQTVDALVIISRGRLVFQGGVDELTDPREYATVVDSPDRAALSAALKAAGVPFEVLRSGLTVRGVDPTEVGAAAAAGGVALSSLHRRGPALEEVFLDLVNGTRVHRSAAGYGGSADAAPPAPPVATPPDSERAAESALTAAGLDAEATAAPGAASALAAAAGAAWAAEHDRDKPDADIEPDLSPSELASRNAESKRPPHGADTEPDVRPAPAPVAYSVASTGVIDIVPSTPPEDADPEVEAEPGPAPEPQPSPVPEPAPADPWAPEDANPDVDAIGEIDDELSTLEPPDGGDDRPWEHYVKTDSDIEADAFFAAFDHTAPNGQPEPGPQGEPEPEPDAEPEPDLEGELEPELEPEAWVPPEAEAFEDAVIRTAPAADAGSAHEPGDEASVAPSDDEPAADAVTAPADEEGGDR encoded by the coding sequence ATGCCCGAAGGCCAGTCGCTGGAGTTCTCAGGTGTCACCAAGCGCTTCGGCGCCGTCACGGCGGTCGCGGCCCTCACGGCCCGGGTCGAACCGGGAATGGTCACCGGATTCCTCGGCCCGAACGGCGCCGGCAAGACCACCACGCTCCGCGTGCTCCTCGGCCTCGAGAAGCCGACGGAAGGCCAGGCCACGATCGGCGGCAGGCGCTACGCCGAGCTCGACGAACCGCTGCAGACCGTGGGCGCTGTGCTCGAGGCATCCAGCTTCCATCCCGGCCGCACCGCCGCCGCACACCTCACGATCTACGCGCAGGCCGCCGGCATCGCCAAGTCACGGGTGGGCGAAGTGCTGGACCTCGTGGGATTGACGGATGCGGCGAACCGCAAGGTCGGCGGATACTCGCTGGGCATGCGCCAGCGCCTCGGCCTCGCGTACGCGCTGCTCGGCGACCCGGGCGTGCTCGTGCTCGACGAGCCCGCGAACGGACTGGATCCCGAGGGCATCCGCTGGATGCGCGGGTTCCTCCGGCAGCTCGCCGGCGAGGGCCGCACCGTGCTCGTCTCATCGCACCTGCTCGCCGAGGTGCAGCAGACCGTCGACGCGCTGGTGATCATCTCGCGCGGACGCCTGGTGTTCCAAGGCGGGGTCGACGAGCTCACCGACCCGCGCGAGTACGCCACCGTCGTCGACTCCCCCGACCGGGCGGCGCTGAGCGCGGCGCTGAAGGCCGCGGGGGTGCCGTTCGAGGTGCTGCGCTCGGGACTCACCGTGCGCGGCGTCGACCCGACCGAGGTCGGCGCGGCGGCCGCCGCGGGCGGTGTCGCGCTGTCGTCGCTGCACCGTCGCGGCCCGGCGCTGGAAGAGGTCTTCCTCGACCTGGTGAACGGCACGCGGGTGCACCGTAGCGCGGCCGGATATGGCGGGAGCGCGGATGCTGCGCCCCCCGCACCGCCTGTCGCGACGCCTCCCGATTCCGAGCGGGCCGCCGAGTCGGCGCTCACGGCGGCGGGGCTCGACGCCGAGGCGACCGCAGCGCCCGGCGCGGCATCCGCGCTGGCGGCCGCCGCCGGCGCCGCCTGGGCGGCGGAGCATGACCGCGACAAGCCCGACGCGGACATCGAGCCCGACCTCTCGCCGAGCGAGCTCGCGAGTCGAAACGCAGAGTCGAAGCGCCCCCCGCACGGCGCAGACACCGAGCCCGATGTTCGTCCGGCTCCCGCCCCCGTCGCGTATTCGGTGGCGAGCACCGGCGTGATCGACATCGTGCCTTCGACTCCCCCCGAGGACGCCGATCCCGAGGTCGAGGCCGAACCCGGACCTGCACCCGAGCCGCAACCGTCACCCGTTCCCGAGCCCGCGCCCGCAGACCCCTGGGCTCCCGAAGACGCGAATCCCGATGTCGACGCCATCGGCGAGATCGACGACGAGCTCTCGACCCTCGAGCCGCCCGACGGCGGCGACGACCGCCCGTGGGAGCACTACGTCAAGACCGACTCCGACATCGAGGCCGACGCGTTCTTCGCCGCCTTCGACCACACCGCCCCGAACGGGCAACCCGAGCCCGGCCCCCAGGGCGAACCCGAACCCGAACCCGACGCCGAGCCCGAGCCCGACCTCGAGGGCGAACTCGAACCCGAGCTCGAGCCCGAAGCCTGGGTGCCGCCCGAAGCCGAGGCCTTCGAGGACGCCGTCATCCGCACCGCGCCCGCGGCCGACGCCGGATCCGCGCACGAGCCGGGGGACGAGGCATCCGTTGCCCCGTCCGACGACGAACCGGCGGCGGATGCCGTCACCGCACCCGCCGACGAGGAAGGGGGCGACCGATGA
- the fgd gene encoding glucose-6-phosphate dehydrogenase (coenzyme-F420), whose amino-acid sequence MTVPLRFGYKASAEQFGPAELLDYAIQAEDAGFDSVFISDHLQPWLHDGGHAPASVPWLGALGAKTSRVLIGTSVLTPTFRYNPTVVAQDFATLGVMYPGRVILGVGTGEALNEANLGITWPDPPERFQRLKEAIGLIRRLWSEDRVNFDGTYYTARNITIYDKLPEPVPIYIGAAGPAATRLAGRIADGFITTSGKKRELYTDTLLPALHEGLEKAGRPADAIDTLMEIKVSLDETIEAAREKTRFWAPLALTPEEKMGVDDPIEMQRLGEALPIERAASRFIVSDDPDEHVERIGWYLGLGFRHLVFHDPGHDQGAFLRMYGEEILPRLRAKYA is encoded by the coding sequence ATGACCGTCCCCCTGCGCTTCGGCTACAAGGCCTCCGCCGAGCAGTTCGGTCCCGCCGAGCTGCTCGACTATGCGATTCAGGCCGAGGACGCCGGGTTCGACTCGGTGTTCATCTCGGACCACCTGCAACCGTGGCTGCACGACGGCGGGCACGCCCCGGCATCCGTCCCCTGGCTCGGCGCGCTCGGCGCCAAGACCTCGCGGGTGCTGATCGGAACCTCGGTGCTGACGCCGACCTTCCGCTACAACCCGACGGTCGTCGCGCAGGACTTCGCGACGCTCGGAGTGATGTACCCGGGGCGCGTGATCCTCGGCGTCGGCACGGGCGAGGCGCTCAACGAGGCGAATCTCGGGATCACCTGGCCCGATCCGCCGGAGCGGTTCCAGCGGCTCAAGGAGGCCATCGGCCTCATCCGCCGGCTGTGGTCGGAGGATCGCGTCAACTTCGACGGCACGTACTACACGGCCCGCAACATCACGATCTACGACAAGCTGCCCGAGCCCGTCCCGATCTACATCGGTGCCGCCGGTCCCGCCGCGACGCGCCTCGCCGGCCGCATCGCGGACGGCTTCATCACGACGTCGGGCAAGAAGCGGGAGCTCTACACCGACACCCTGTTGCCCGCGCTGCACGAGGGGCTCGAGAAGGCCGGCCGCCCGGCCGACGCGATCGACACGCTGATGGAGATCAAGGTCTCACTCGACGAGACCATCGAGGCCGCGCGGGAGAAGACCCGGTTCTGGGCACCGCTCGCCCTCACCCCCGAGGAGAAGATGGGCGTCGACGACCCGATCGAGATGCAGCGGCTCGGCGAGGCGCTGCCGATCGAGCGCGCGGCGTCGCGGTTCATCGTCTCGGACGATCCCGACGAGCACGTCGAGCGCATCGGCTGGTACCTCGGCCTCGGCTTCCGCCACCTCGTCTTCCACGACCCGGGCCACGACCAGGGCGCGTTCCTGCGGATGTACGGCGAAGAGATCCTGCCGCGCCTGCGCGCGAAGTACGCGTGA
- a CDS encoding LssY C-terminal domain-containing protein, which produces MSTRHRRSYSIGVAIDWFFFVFAGLAALWLAYLSLTETFHVGWWGIPFFLAFWVLLAYLVLPRLHRILTTIYVPDYFIGRTRTSDGLLGDPVNLAFQGGGEQIRAALEAAGWTQADPVTLGSSWRIITSTLTRRSYDEAPVSPLFLFGRQQDFAYQQEVDGNPAQRHHVRFWRCPDDWLLPGGRRVDWLAAGTFDTSVGLSLFTLQVTHRIDADTDVERDHIVSSICGADPRVTVDVIADFATGYHARNGGGDSIRTDGDLPIVDVRAVAPRVESAGEVPA; this is translated from the coding sequence GTGAGCACCCGGCACCGGAGGAGCTACTCGATCGGCGTCGCGATCGATTGGTTCTTCTTCGTCTTCGCCGGACTCGCAGCGCTGTGGCTCGCCTACCTCAGCCTCACCGAGACGTTCCACGTCGGGTGGTGGGGCATCCCGTTCTTCCTCGCATTCTGGGTGCTCCTCGCATATCTCGTGCTGCCGCGGCTGCACCGGATCCTCACCACGATCTACGTGCCGGACTACTTCATCGGGCGCACCCGCACGAGTGACGGGTTGCTCGGCGACCCGGTGAACCTCGCGTTCCAGGGCGGCGGTGAGCAGATCCGGGCCGCTCTCGAGGCGGCGGGCTGGACGCAGGCGGATCCGGTGACGCTCGGCTCGTCGTGGCGCATCATCACGTCGACGCTCACCCGGCGCAGCTACGACGAGGCGCCGGTGAGTCCGCTCTTCCTCTTCGGCCGCCAGCAGGACTTCGCCTACCAGCAGGAGGTCGACGGCAACCCCGCCCAGCGCCACCACGTGCGGTTCTGGCGCTGCCCCGACGACTGGCTGCTGCCCGGCGGCCGCCGCGTCGACTGGCTCGCGGCCGGAACCTTCGACACCAGCGTCGGGCTGTCGCTGTTCACACTGCAGGTCACCCACCGCATCGACGCCGACACCGACGTCGAGCGCGACCACATCGTCTCGTCGATCTGCGGTGCCGACCCCCGCGTCACCGTGGACGTCATCGCCGACTTCGCCACCGGATACCACGCCCGCAACGGCGGCGGCGACAGCATCCGCACCGACGGCGACCTGCCCATCGTGGACGTGCGGGCCGTCGCGCCGCGCGTCGAGAGTGCGGGGGAGGTGCCGGCATGA